In the Panthera leo isolate Ple1 chromosome C2, P.leo_Ple1_pat1.1, whole genome shotgun sequence genome, GTTCAGGTAAGTTCTTTGgcattaaagaaaatttcaagacCTGGGTAGCTGAGCACTAAAGGAAGAGGCATCCCCCAGTGTTAAACACGGAGGTGCTGGCCCAGGTGCTGAAAGCGCGGACCTCTGAAGCTACTACCTTCCTCAGCAGTACCTCCTTCCCATGCTCCTAAAGGGCAGTCTACAGACAGAACACAGTATGTTTAAGATTCTGAAGGGTCTCCTTCCCCACAGTTAACTTAACAAAAACGGTAAGAACAATTCCAGTTTGTAGCTCCTGAGCTGgaaattgaaattgaattaaACAAACTGTTGGCACATGTTTTATCTTTGCAAAACTGTATTAACAATCtaccatttctgtgtgtgtgtgtgtgtgtgtgtgtgtgtgtgtgtgtgtgtgttaagccTATAAAGGCAGAAAACTTGCAGAAACATTTGAGCTTTTCAAGCCTGTCTATGTAACTTGATGATTATAACATCTACccttatttttatatccttagcTGATTTTAAGTGTGACAAAAGTGCACAGCTGTGAACATTGGGTTTTGGGTGTAGCTGAATCTGCTTTCCAAATCaggttttttccatttctttttctccatcaccatcaccttaatcccttatctctctctctctctctctctctctctctctctctctgtctcttacccTATACAGGAACTGGCCAAGTACTTCTTGGCGGAGCTCCTGTCTGAACCCAACCAGACAGAGAACGATGCCCTGGAACCCGAAGACTTGTCCCAGGCGGCTGAGCAGGATGAAATGAGGCTGGAACTGCAGAGATCCACTAACTCAAACCCTGCCATGGCACCCCGAGAACGCAAAGCCGGCTGCAAGAATTTCTTCTGGAAGACTTTCACTTCCTGTTAGCTTTATTAATTATTGTTGTCCATATAAGACCTGGTTCCTTTCCTCCAAACCTCATCCCTCTTCCCTAACTCCCCAATCCTCAGCAAGACCCTTGCATTAGAAATTGGAGActgtaaatacaaaataaaattatgacgACATTATGAAACACAAGAATTTGTTTCTCATTGTGTATCTTTCTGCTCAAAAATATGTGATTAGCAGTTGTGATTTCGGTCAAGTTACTTGAGAGGTATGCATGCCAAATCTCACAGACATATGATTCAAAATTTCCTGTGGTAATAAAGATTCTGTCCTAAATGGAAACTCTTATAGTTTGGGtcatttcaaacagaaataatttcagataaCTCTATGAATTCTAACTTTAATCCAGTGGACGTTACTGGGAAAGGCTGCCACAAATATCAATTACACATtacatacacttaaaattatatattgatatGAGTATTTATGGGTAAGCAGACTGGAGTGTCCAACTATTCCACCAGGCTAAtctgtaaaatatatgaaaagtggaaaggaaaaatcaTTTGGGAGTTGAAGGAAAGAAGCTGGCttaaaagctaaaatgaaattctgagcctttaaaatgtgtttcttgtttGTGGACATTTATCTACAGAAATACTATTgcttttatatcttctttgacaACCCTCTCTGTAACTGAATGTGGCCAAAAGAGTGCCTGTGTTTTAAAAGCAagctcctaatttttttttctcaggggaaaaatatttcttgtacCATAAGTTTCCAGGTGAGAGTAGTATGGGTTGCAAATAACTTATGTTGGTTTGCCTCAGCGAATACTATCCAAATGAAGGTATCAGAGCACGATTTCGTAATTGCAGAATAAATGAAGGAGAGATCTCAAGCCTTCTTTGGATTTGATTAAAGCAGGCACCAGataaaaatgcaaactataataaaaacactcaataCATGTTActattattagtagtattataATACATACTAAATAGTACCATTCAAGATAGAGATAAGAACGTTGCTGATGTAACTCAGAGACTCTAAATATATGCCCCGTTGGGGATGTATGTTCTAACTATCACCGGTATTTTTGAAGAGCTGCTAAAACAATAAACCCAATATAAGTACAAAAACTCAGTGCAAATCCCCACAGTGTGAGCTTACTGATAGCAGTATATAAAACATCTAACAGGAACTTCatcttttatagaaaatatttgcgTTAGATAATATACCTTTTAATCTGAACGTGGCTGAGTAGAATTTAATTCCTGAACAGCTGATCAAACAAGAGAAAATCCAAGCCACTTTACCAATCTCTGTGAAAACAGAAGATCCTTCGAGGTTCTGGTGCACCTTTTATTTACAAGACATTTATGAGGGAATTAATGTGTGTCCACTTAGGGGATCTGTCAGTGTTAAATGCCTTGTGGACATCTGGTAACCAATCAACTCAGTGAAATAATAGAATCACATTATTATGATTAAAGTACAGAAGAGAACATAACTTAATTGTTTTCTGTGCGGTGCATAGATTATATGAGTGCCTGGGGATCTTACCTTTTTAGTACTATCTTTAGTTGTCAGTCCCCAATAGCAGTATGAAAATAATTGGCAAGAATTATGTAGTCATGActccacatatatatttattctttacttAAAGCCTAAATTGAATGGAGCATTTGGTCAAAGTTAATTATCcttcagcctcagttttcccaccttcATCAGTAGGGGGTTGTAACGGGAGGGAGAGTGATATCCCTTTCAGATCTGACTGACAATTTGCACTTCAACACTGACAAAGGTGACAGAGGAATgttgatttttcacattttaataaacGTATGGAGCATAGCTCTTTTCTAATGTATGGAAGgtattattttttacttcctaGTTAGTTCATCTGCGTTCTTCCTAAGTTTGATTCACTGAGTGTAGCATTCTAGCCTGTTTATCATCTAGCCAACATTAACCGTGTAGATagtgttttccttcctccttgccaCAACCACAGACCTCAGCAATCCTGAACAACCTGCTACTTCTTTTAATGGGAGGGCTTGAACAAGGAACTCCTCTTTTCTaggccttagtttccccatctaaAAATAGGCatactagggcgcctgggtggctcagccggttaagtgtcagacttccgttcaggtcgtgatttcacggttcttgggtttgagccccgagtcgggctctgagctgacagctcagagcttgaagccttctttggattctgtctgtctctctctctgtgtctctgccccttccctactcatgctcagtctctctctctctctctctctctctctctctctctcaaacataaataaacattaaaaaataaaataaaataaaataaaataaaataataaaataaaaataggcacaCTAATGGAACCAAGCCCTTAATATTACGAGGCTTCAATAGACCATGTTTTGCAAGTTTTTAGTACGTGGTAAGTAGTTGGTAAGCTTTGAATGTTAGTGGTACTAATTTTCTTGTCATATATGCTGTGCTTTCtagcctctctttcttttttaaaaatgtatatttatttatttttcagagggagagagagagagagaaagagagagatagcatgagcaggggaggggcagagagagagagggagagaaataatcccaagcaggctctgccctgccaacacagagcccgacatggggctcgatctcacaaaccatgatatcatgacctaagctgaaatcaagagttggatgtttaacagactgagccactcaggtgcccctctagccTCTCCTTCTTCGCCTTTGCTATGTCTTGTCATTTCCACAGGCCCAAATCTAAACCAGCCTTCAAGActtattttacattcttcttgcttcataaaattttttctttacacCCTCAATTGGAAGAGCTGTCTTCTCTGAGTACCTACTCTGCATTTTCTCCACGGTGTTTATTTACCACTCCCTAACATTTATTATAGCTATATAAATGTACATAAGAGAGTATTTGTGTGTAAACTTCCAATGAGTAGATGTATGTCCGATTCATAGGTATAGTTCACTCAGCATGTCATGCAGCAGAGTAGGTTCTCAGTGCTCACTGAAGAATAAACGAATGGTCTGTGAGTAGTCTCAAATGGCACAAATCTCTATTTACTTGGTGACAACATTCTTTCTTAATGCCGCAGTTGACAGGGGAAAATGACATCAGTGGCCATTCTATGTTAGGCGTAGGTGACACCAGAAAGATACAGCACATGGTTTGGATTTTAATTGCCATGGCAGCATGTGATGATCAGACTCACTTATACTGGAAGCTTCaatcatttcagttttctttatccatcttaTGAAGTAAGTCCCAGTAGGGCTTGCTTTGCTATCCACCAACCACGGGGCTCACACTTACAGAGAAAAAGATTCACTAAGACTTctttcacatttgtttatttcaagaTAATGCAAATTCACTCTTGATCCTAGCGCAGGACCATTGTTCTTGGCCTTGGCTCACGCTATTCTCAATACACAGACAATTCTGTTTTATGGTGACGTAAAATATACCTTTAATTCCAAATATCAGACATGGAAGAGGGCTCAAAGATCATCTGGTCCTCATTATTCATTTTACTGAAGGCTGACATATGGAGAGGTGAAGCCATCTGCCCAAGATACCCAGTGAGTAGCAAAGATGCAGAGATGGGGCAGAGATGGGGCAAAGCCTAACTCCCCTCTCTTACCTCTTATTCTACCACACTGCCCCAAGGAATCTGCTCTTCTAGATAACTGGTGTGTTTCATTAACCTGATGTGAATGTTAGTTTTGTCCCTGAAATTTCTTCATGTTCCACTACACAACAGGTCTGCATCTGAGCGAGAACAAGACAATTGATACAAAATAGCTTCCCATAATTgtagaaagacaggaagaagcaGTTAACGGTATTGattatgaggaagaaaaaaaaaaactcagtggaGATAGTCTTTCACTTAATTAGAcccaagaaaaaagaatgattcagtcttggaatgGAGGTGCTGGGGCTGTCCCAGCAAACAGAGGGACTTTCACGCCAAGGAGATGGAACGGTAGTACCTGGAGAGATCGTCTTCAGAGAAGTCAGGATACATACCCACAGGACGAGGCAGCAAATACATCAATGACCACCTGGAATTCTTTAGAAGTGAAAATGAGTGCTTTCATTTGAGGAGTTCAGTTTTTCATTACCTAGAATGTGCTTCAGTGTCAAGGACTTGCTGGAGACTGGGAGAGAATTTGTATGACGAGGCTCCTGCTTTCAGGGAACTGAGTCTAGCAGATAAGACATATTCATTAAAAATCATCAAATGCTCTAACGGAGGTTTTTATAGACTACTAGGAAAGAAGAGAGGTGTCAgttattccctctttttttcttttcttcttttcattagTATTTAAATTTGGCTTGTAAGCCTAAGTTGTTTTATTCTGGGTAGAACAGATAAATTATAG is a window encoding:
- the SST gene encoding somatostatin codes for the protein MLSCRLQCALAALSIVLALGGVTGAPSDPRLRQFLQKSLAAAAGKQELAKYFLAELLSEPNQTENDALEPEDLSQAAEQDEMRLELQRSTNSNPAMAPRERKAGCKNFFWKTFTSC